From the genome of Vicia villosa cultivar HV-30 ecotype Madison, WI linkage group LG2, Vvil1.0, whole genome shotgun sequence, one region includes:
- the LOC131649564 gene encoding uncharacterized protein LOC131649564: MLTNGDNVLSDLASIASHTVTFFENLFSSNSLLMQGNNLVDSTIPSLVDEATNRIITTIPSLEEISAAVFNLNGDDASGPDGFGAVFFQKYWDIVKHDVSNAVIQFFTTGWILPGFNTNAIILIPKIKGADSLELFRPIAVSNFKFKIISKVLADRLASIMPVLVLQEQRGFIHGRHIHECIGLASEAINLLDSKSWCGNIALKVDISKAFDTLDWNFLISVLQKFGFNSTFCSWIHSILCSAHLSVTVNGVLNDYFSCSRGIRRGQYVNCSKSFIFGGAMYSLRLNILSAMVGFKLGSLPFVYLGVPLFKGKPKAVFLCPIEDKVISKLASWKGSFLSFAGRVELVKSAVQSMLLHSMVIYDWPISLIRDIERAIKRFIWSSEVSKNKVIIVTWNSVCLPLVEGGLGIRSIANLNAAFKLKLAWDFFQSNSSWTVLLRQRVFHKGKIISHHIFSSIWSSLKSEMHNIEENFSWCLGDGATIMLWSDKWCGESLQLGMDDPSAIVDQPVRSLIVNGCWDFTKSVTPIPAHLHLRIRDYSIPSIPMPDAIVWPTSPNGDLSLKASFEFKRIKGIRKVWWRWIWSKSIPPSKSVLMWKLIHNKLWMWLGNNLNFRSPVRDWSTICDIMVMKTSGQCRTTWIVAVIFTIDAIWKSQNKVRFQSINPNFSSSISGILSSVSIAGSGATASFINMQDFILLKNFGITIRPPKEPNIIEVIWTPPPTNWIKFNCDEAASSSISACGGIARNSEGGVLAAFAIRLDSSNSLIANLTGAMFAI, translated from the exons ATGCTTACTAATGGAGACAATGTCCTGTCTGACCTAGCTTCAATTGCTTCCCATACAGTGACTTTTTTTGAAAATCTCTTTTCTTCTAACTCTCTGTTAATGCAGGGTAATAATCTTGTGGATTCTACTATTCCTTCGCTGGTGGATGAGGCGACAAACCGGATTATTACTACCATCCCATCTCTAGAAGAAATTTCTGCTGCAGTTTTCAATCTCAATGGTGATGATGCGTCGGGGCCGGATGGGTTTGGTGCCgtgttttttcaaaaatactGGGATATTGTCAAACATGATGTCTCCAATGCTGTCATCCAATTTTTTACTACAGGTTGGATTCTTCCGGGCTTTAACACTAATGCTATTATTCTTATTCCTAAGATCAAAGGGGCTGATTCTTTGGAGCTATTTCGCCCTATTGCGGtttcgaattttaaatttaagaTCATCTCCAAAGTTCTTGCGGATAGGCTCGCCTCCATCATGCCGGTGTTGGTTTTGCAAGAGCAACGTGGTTTTATACATGGAAGGCATATACATGAATGTATTGGTTTGGCCTCGGAGGCGATTAATCTCCTAGACTCTAAATCTTGGTGTGGGAACATTGCGCTAAAGGTAGACATTTCCAAAGCTTTCGACACTCTCGACTGGAATTTCTTAATCAGCGTCCTGCAGAAGTTTGGATTTAATTCTACTTTCTGCTCCTGGATTCATAGTATTCTCTGTTCTGCTCATCTATCAGTCACTGTTAATGGTGTGCTCAACGATTATTTTTCTTGCTCCCGTGGCATCCGTCGAG GTCAGTATGTTAATTGCAGTAAATCCTTCATTTTTGGTGGTGCTATGTATTCGTTGAGATTGAACATTCTGTCAGCTATGGTGGGTTTCAAGTTAGGCTCCCTTCCTTTCGTTTACCTTGGTGTTCCGCTGTTCAAAGGTAAACCCAAGGCGGTCTTTTTATGTCCTATTGAGGATAAAGTCATTTCTAAACTGGCCTCTTGGAAgggttcctttctttcttttgcCGGTAGAGTGGAGCTTGTTAAATCGGCCGTCCAAAGTATGCTTCTTCATAGTATGGTTATCTATGATTGGCCTATTTCTCTCATTAGGGATATTGAGCGGGCGATAAAGCGTTTTATTTGGAGCAGCGAAGTCTCTAAGAATAAAGTTATTATTGTGACTTGGAATAGCGTGTGCCTTCCCCTTGTTGAAGGAGGTCTTGGCATAAGATCTATTGCTAATCTGAATGCGGCTTTCAAGCTTAAACTTGCTTGGGATTTTTTCCAATCTAACTCCTCTTGGACTGTTCTGCTGAGACAAAGAGTTTTCCATAAAGGCAAAATCATTAGCCATCACATCTTCTCCTCGATTTGGTCTAGTCTTAAATCGGAGATGCACAATATTGAGGAAAATTTCTCTTGGTGTTTGGGTGATGGTGCTACGATTATGCTTTGGTCTGACAAATGGTGTGGAGAGTCGTTACAGTTAGGGATGGATGATCCGTCCGCCATTGTCGATCAACCGGTGAGATCTCTTATTGTAAATGGCTGTTGGGATTTTACTAAATCCGTTACCCCCATTCCTGCTCATCTTCATTTGCGGATTCGAGACTATAGTATCCCTTCTATTCCTATGCCCGATGCGATAGTTTGGCCAACATCGCCCAATGGTGATCTCTCCCTTAAAGCTTCTTTTGAGTTCAAGAGAATTAAAGGGATTCGTAAGGTTTGGTGGCGTTGGATATGGTCTAAATCCATACCTCCGTCAAAATCGGTGTTGATGTGGAAACTCATTCATAATAAG CTTTGGATGTGGTTAGGAAACAATCTTAACTTTCGATCTCCGGTTCGTGATTGGTCTACTATTTGCGATATCATGGTTATGAAAACATCGGGCCAGTGCAGGACCACGTGGATTGTTGCTGTCATTTTCACAATTGACGCAATTTGGAAATCTCAAAACAAGGTAAGATTTCAGAGCATAAATCCTAACTTTTCTTCCTCCATCTCTGGAATTTTGTCATCTGTTTCCATTGCGGGCAGTGGTGCTACTGCCTCTTTTATAAACATGCAGGATTTTATTCTTCTAAAAAATTTTGGGATCACCATTCGTCCTCCTAAAGAGCCCAATATTATTGAGGTCATTTGGACGCCTCCTCCTACCAATTGGATAAAATTTAATTGCGACGAAGCTGCTTCTTCTAGTATTTCGGCTTGTGGTGGAATTGCAAGAAACAGTGAAGGTGGTGTTTTGGCAGCTTTTGCAATTCGGTTGGATAGTTCCAATTCTCTCATTGCCAACCTTACTGGGGCGATGTTTGCTATATAG